ATTCTGATTGAGGAATCGTATTGAACCAACTCACTCAGTAATTTCTGACAAGCCTTCTTTGAATTGTAAGAACATTCAACGGAACTagaagaaaattttcttttcactatgaataaaaaaaaaatacactatGTCTTAGGAGACTTTCGCATTTTCCTGCTCCTCAGTTTCTTTATGTCCTAACGAAGATAGAGGAGACGAGGggcaagaaaaagaagaagaagcaacGGAAGAATAAGAAGTAATTGAATTATCCGAATTTGTAGTCGGAGTAGTAGGGATAACAAGTTCCATAAGTAGATCGACGAAAGCACCTAAAACAAAACCATGATTTACTTCAccatttaatttcaaataacatGCTAATAATTCTTGTAAATTATCCCAATCTTTAATCCCTTGACTCTCAACCATTTCCTTCATTGATTTCTTAAAATCCAAATAAGGATCTTTTGATTCCATAGCCAAAATTACACTCTCTTTAAATGGCaaatcattttcttgattttcctctTGTGGTTCTTGAAAAATTGAACTTGTAGCCACTTGTTCAAAAAATAGCCTTTCTGATCTAGCCCCTTTTATGATTTCTTCATGGGATTCTATTGAAATGCTATTAGTATCTAATGATGAACTTGTGGAATAAGATTGTGGAGTTTCAATTCCATCAAAAGGGTCAAAGAATACTGAATTTATAGTTTTGAAAATGTTGTCATCACCTCTAAAAGATAGAGTCTTGGAATGTGTACAAGATGGCCATTGCCAAGTGGCTAGCCCTAGttcttttttcttgaaaatagaagaaatcttcaattttttggcCATATTTGTAAATGTTTTGAACTTgggattttgtttttttttctaagttcTTGTTGAGTATAGAGTTTCAATGgagttttatatttaatatgaaaaCTTGTGACTTTTGAGTATATAACGAAAGGGGAGAGAGAGAGGAAGGTGGAAAGGAAATGGGAGTAGTAGGACATTTCATGTGTGTATTTAATTGTTGGCTTGAAGAATTTAATAGTATTAAATGCAAATGAATATAGTAATCAGTTTGAGGTTTCAGGTTCGAATTCTAagtttatgaataaaataaatatttatagaaattgaTTGTTGTTTTTCTTCAAGTCGAGAGGaattattagaaataatatttctatattaaatataggataaagtatatgaaattatttttagacCTTATTTTATAAGATtacacaaaatatattattaacttgttattttttttattatatagaatTATTCTCCGCTCTTAACAAGAGATCATGATGAGTTTAAagtatatgaaattatttttagacCTTATTTTATAAGATtacacaaaatatattattaacttgttatttttgttattatatagaGTTATTCTCCGCTCTTAACAAGAGATCATGAtgagtttaaaatatatgaaattatttttagacCTTATTTTATAAGATTACACAAAATATATTGTTaacttgttatttttgttattatatagaATTATCTCCGCTCTTAACAAGAGATCATGATGAGTTTAAACCTTTAAAGTAAGTATTTCTCTATTCTTAACAAGAAATTTTATGTTgcgtaaaatttttaaatatatcatataaaaacataatcatacttttcttccctaaataaaaaaagtctTATGCGGGGTGAATTTAAATCAGTTCATATTTCATAACGAATATCGAACACctacattatttatatttttcaaaattattatcgCATTTATATCAGATCATCCAAAAATGCATCAGACTTaaatcaaaaaggaaaagaagaggACATAGTATTACTTATTATTTGTCAACTGAAATTAAACAATGATGtacttaaaatcttttttttttaatcaagtgTGTTTAGCCAACAAATTGCAGCCTCCATTATTGTTTAATGTCTTAATCTCTCATTTCATTTACAactcatgaaaaatattataatataataatgttgGGTATAAGATTTCAATGGAAGATTTGTGATAAGATGTGTCCTCATACATCATATACAATAATATACCAAAGGGAGTTTCCTATCTTCTTGCCTAAGGAAAATCTTCGTTTTGATTTATAGATTACGAACTTAAATACGAAATCAACTATCAATAGTTATGTCATCTTGTCAGAGCAGAAACTACAATGAAAAGATATGTCATTTTTTAGATTCCACGCGAATGTATAAAGGTTTATACACcaaattacttttatattttttctttttttgatcgAGGTGTATTTTATcttaaattacaatatttttttaaaatcgacTAATAAGTAAATAGTATTGCAAGATATTAACCATACTTAAGGTCAATAATGTGGTATAAGGAAAAGGAGTTAATTGTCATAATTATGAAACTTATATGTCATGTGGTAATAATTAAGTTGACtacctaaaaaagaaaaaaaaataggcaGACATCATGTGAGTTATTTATTGGAATATTAACAACTCtcctacaaaaattaaaaaaaataaaataaaaacattactaTAAGATATATTACACATGACTGTCCTTGGCAATGTAATAAAAGAGGTCAGAATTCAGAAAGGgactaaatttcaaaattttattgtaaagtggtagtattattattttgcttttatatCACTATATTTTCCTCTTCTTGCAATGAGTTCATTAATTATAGATTTAagttgtatatataaataataacttttaatattaaaaaatagaattaatgaataaatttcatcaataacaataaCGTTTCAGTTCTAAATAAGTTGGGGTTGATCGACTGTATaaactaattttacttttttattattatagattgaaaagttttaattggTTGTCAACCTATTACAAGTCTATAGGAGATCGAGACTCGCAATATAAACTATCTCACACTAAATAATGTTTACTccaaactttataaaaaaaaaaacatcgtTAACTCTATATTCCTTCCGTCCACTTTTGATTGTCATGGTTTTCTTTTTTAGAGTCAGACGATAAGAACTTTAATCAGTATTTTACAATgtatatttcattatattgatatgcaagaattgtaatttatattacTCTTCGtgtatttttgaatatataattgtttgtttgaatatcgaattaatataatcCAATTTAACTTTGAAAGTAAGTCAAATTAAGTTTTGAAAAACGCAACATGACGAATAAAAATGGATGGAGGGAGTATAACACATATTAGCACCAATTTATcttgaatttataaaaaataatcatgtttAGTGATGGACAATGTATTAATTTAGCAACAAATTcataggatttttttttttgaaaaaaaaaggtaatgGTTAGATTATCATTATCAGttataacaaattattattctattttataaattattgttttaGGATTGCTACGTAATTTACTAACTTTTGTATAAGTCAATTTAATCtaatactatattaaaaaatgaattatgcacaaaatataaactatatattaattattattggcATATACTATAAGGTTTCCCCAACTCTATTAGAGACATTCCAACGGCCACAAATTGATAcgcaaataaaaaatacaagatattttaagtaatattcgAGCTAATATTTATCAGAGGTTTTTATATAACGAATTATCGatgaaaaattatcaaattagaaATGTACACTTTTATTACAGAAATTACAAATTCGatagaatttaatattttgtcactagaatatgtaaaaaaaatatatattataaactCAATCATTATATTTATCGTTATGCCTCAAAATCCTGaacctatatatatatcactAAAACTATTTCACtctgaataattaaaatttataaacatCAAATTATAGAGTCATCTCAAATAGAAAATGTTGTCACATGcaatacttaaaaataataattttctttttaaaaaaaaagatacataaGTTTGTCCACAAGTTAAAAGAAAACACAATATGTCATTATTAGTTGAAAGAGAGTTGTTAATATTCACCAAAATTATGGTAAGATATCAGTCTCTTTGATGCAACCTTATCGTCTGAGTTTCATTGAtgttcgatatttatattagttTGATTATATGTAAATtctcacacacacatatatataatatgatttatttttaaagtaatgcacgcaaatcacaaaataattatttttattatgtgaGTTAAAACCAATTTCGCTAGATGGGTTAAAGTATTTATCTGTTTAAGTTTTGAATAGTTAAAGTATTTACTAATACACTAAAAAAGTTAATAATCATAATTATCAGATGGACTAAAAATTAAGGATTATATTTATACGTTATACCTAAGTAAAAAGGACATTAGTTTGTCAAGTGCAAAGTTCCAACAATggttcaatatttatatttttttaaaagtcaattatatattattttttttaaaaaaaatggtattAAATTAACAAGAAACTTCTGGTGATCCTTCACTCGTGtgattaaaatatttgtgttaaccaacttaattagaatttttggacttaattatattaaatttttagttttttttttttgtaggggCAAAAATAATGTATGTATATGAACTGTTTTGGTTCCCTTTCTACCACTCTTAATGATTTATACAAATGCATGTATGGACAATTAGGGGGCACATGCCACCTTAACTCTATGATTGGGAagatcatttttaatttaattaatctcAAAATATCCAATTAATTAAGAGATTATGTCCCTTAATATAACAAGAGAGTATGATTAATgttgataattaattaaacaattaagGGTTAGCAAGTTCCATTCATGCATACTTGTTAGTAATATAATAGAAGTCAATTAATATATCCTATAGAGTAAATGAAGTGAGTGAAAAATATGGGAGCTCaacatttataatttatttagcgaaattttgaaaattaatttattttgagaaattaagtGTTTAATCAGagtaatattttgtattttgttaaattatttgaaaaggtAGTGTTTGGCCATTATTTTCACAAGTTCttatttctttatcaaaaaCCTTGATCAAACGTCTTCATACTAATCGAATTGAGTTTCGAAAAAAGCaacatgataaataaaagtaaacagATAGAGTAGTAAATACTCGATAAAATAATTGAGATATATATAAACTAATGTATGGTTGGGGCTGGTGTGctaatatttaaataagaactcataatgataAGTCTGACTCAGTTAGCATGCTCAAGGACAGTACTAATGATTAATTAAggaaactaattaattattaagtaCTGTTTGCTGGTCAATGTATAGGTGGTTTTTCTGTCCAAAAACTCTATCAGGTAGTAGTTTTTTCTTGTTTCCTACCTCTGGTAAAGCCACGTTATAGTCCGACTAAATTTGATTTCACACTGAAAAGACATCTTCATATCCGAAACCTTAACTGATAAAGGAGTACTTACTACTCCACATCGATCTTCGTTGGTTATACTTTCTTCATTGTGTTAGTTTGTTTGAGTTTCTTCATTCCAATTAAGTGTTAATTTCTTAATCTAAAGGCGTGTGACCTTAACACGATCCAAATAAGCTTCACTCACGAGTATTCGAGCAAATATTCCAATTAATACATGGAAGATTTGCCAGCAGCAAAATGAATGTAACTGAGGAAATGTATCAAATGCATTTTCATTTGTCTCAAAAACACTGGAATGAGTTTCAAAGActctttaaaagaaaaattagggAAAACTAAACATATAATCTACCAAAAAGTTTCTTCAATAGATCATAAGAGATCATTGTAACTGTTCTCTTATTAGTATTTCCGTCCAAAACCACCTCCACCGCGGCCATATGATGGGAGAGCTGCCACTGCTTGTGGCTCAGCGGCCTGCTTGACAACGCCTGGAAGGTCAGACATGCCGAGGGCTGAAAGCATGTCAAGGGTCTCCTTGTCAACTTCAATGAGATCAGTCTTGATGGCAGATTCATCAGGAACAAAGTCCATGCGTCTCTCACGTTCCTCCTCTTGCAGTTTCAGGGAGATACCACGGACTGGTCCCTTCTGGATACGCTTCATGAGGTGAGTGGAGAATCCAGCAATCTTGTTGCGGAGACGCTTGGAAGGAATTATAGCAACTTCCTCCAAAATCTTCTTGTTGGTGTGGAAATCCAATGTCATTTTGGAGTAGTACCTCTCAATTACCTGTCGAGATGACTTCTTCACGGTCTTGGTGCGCACACGACCCATCCTTGCAGAATTTCCTTAGACGAGACCTGTTACATTAATGTTTGTTAGTTACCTATCAAAAAATACATGGTTCATTCTCACGCGAATCtgaatatttttatcaaatattgcGATTTATCTAGTCTTAACGTATAAAATAAACACCTGTGAAGCATATTCCTTAGTCCTTACAAAAATGAGAAGCTAACTTTCTAAGCTACATGGTATAACCTGTGCTCTCAGGTCTGCAAATAGATTTTAAGCTCAAGAAAAGCCTTTATAACAAGAACCAGTGCATGAAGCTAAAAGAACGaatttttattctcttttgtTCCCAGATAGCATTATGCAGAAAGTAATTACATAACTAAACCAATTTGCATGGGGTTAGACTCGGAAAAGGCATATCGTCTTAGGCAACTAATATTGCATTAGCCTTTCAAGTCCTCAGATCAACCTGCTATAACTGTAATCTGTTGTGAATCTTGTGATGGTTAATACACTAAGCTTCATTTAGCAATCCCAATTAGTGGATGTAAGTACAATCCTAGAGCAACCATTATCCTCTGTTCTACAGAAAACCAGATGAACTGATTATATGACCAATTGCAATGACTGTTAGAACTTCAACTTTACGAAATTGCGCAATGGAATTTCTGAATGTCCTGAACAGCCAATTTTGTATACTACTACATAAAATAGCCCATACACGAAGGACTTAATATTTCCATTCCAGATACAAAAATGCTGAAAGATAACTTATTTATTATGATGCTGCCCAAGCAAGTCGGCACACAACTCAACTAATCCAAAGGGTGCCAATCTCCCACCAACACAGTTACCAActcaagaaatgaaaaaaatcaccGAAGTACTTTTTACCATAGTGGTGATATGGATCCTTGTATACCATTGTTCATCCCATCTTCACGAACTGCTGCATGACACTCCTGGTTCGACCTTAGACTATCTTCTACACTAGAATCAATCTACCAGTACAACCTCCTTCAGCAAGCCAACTGGAAACTCGACTAATCCAGCAGGCGCCAACTATCTCCTACCAACACAAGTACCATCTTGACAAACAGAAAAAATCACctaactattttttattaatgttatgATCTTGACTGTGGGATACCACATTTCATTCCAACTACATTGACCGCAAAGTCACACACCTGAGCACCATCTTATACTATCTTTTAAATCTACCACTACAATCTCCTTGAGCAAGCTTGCACGCAACTCAGCTAATCCACCAGGCGCCACCAATATCCACTCGACAAATGATAAAAGATAacctaaactaaaatgtttttatCATTGTTGTGATTTGAACCCTGGTACACCATGGTTCAATCAAACTTCATTGACCGCACGTTTGTGCCACATtcaactaatattttttaaaagctaCAGTCAACCTGCCACTACACTCTCCATTCCTCATTCTAGTTTcccaaatttcaaataaatccATAGCCAGCAACAAACAGGAACACATATACACAGACATTGTATTGAAAACATATCAGTACCCTAAACCATACAGATTTTAACACCTCTTAGCAATTTGACAATTTTGCTCAATCCTAAAGCATTATGATCACATAAAGAACAGAAATTTATCTACTAATATAGAGCAATATAATGTTATACAAACATTCTTATTTGCTCCACACTATACTATACAGGTCATTCATTTAAGCATTCAGATATTCATCTTACACTATATCTCTTGTTATCAATACTACTTTTTGATAATAATGTCAGCACAGACTTGCACGCACCTCAACTAATCCACTATTATCAGCTATCAGCACCAACACATATCACAACTCaacaagttcaaaaaaaaaacttatctttTTCACACTAGCGTCAACCTACAAGTACACATTACCTGTGCCGCTCAAAATCCATAGCTCGCAAGCAGTAACACATAAACACAAAAAACACATTGTATTGAAGAAAAATTGGTTCATACATGGACTATCTTAGCTTTTAGCAAAGTAAACAAAATTTGCTTCAAATCCTTAAGCATTTTGATCTAATAAATCTAAAAAGCTATAAAACTTACAGAGATTTGCAGCAGAAAGTCGAGAATCACCGTCGTGTGTGCGGCAACTGATGCTCTGTGTGATTTTTTTTCAGCAATGGTGAAGACTATATTAGGGTTTTTGTGTTTGTGGATATCTGGACTTTTATTGGGCTTgggtttttttttgtaaagtttatTTTGGGCTTACATGCTTGGATCCAATTTACTTGGCCCAtatcttttttgttatttaaaggTGGTTGGTATAGTTTGTTTGTATCTTGATTAATGCCGCGGTTTCACGGAGTATCTTTTACCTTTTGTAgacacaaatattaaataattttatcgaTTAAGATTCGAATATATTAACAATAACGTATTTAGTAAAATTTCAATAAGTGAGGGTGTAGGAAATGTAGAGTATATACAGACACTATCACTAGTCCCAGCAATGGGGGGACAAAGGGGAGTGGGTAGGCAGGCTCCTTTCACTTGACTGGTTAGTTAGGACTTTTTTCTACGATGTTCGAGGTCTTTGTCTCGCAGAGGGCGAAATGAGATCTTCTTGGAACAAGGTCAGAGACGTTGGACGGACCAGTTTCTTCTGATTCCAATGATAGATGAATGGTCAGGTATCTAATCACTACCTTGTGGAAGTAGAGAGACTGTTTTCGAAAGATTCTAGGCTCAAGTTCATCAAACTTaagtaaaagaagaagatgGTGACGGAAGCATAGCGATTAATAAGGAAAGAAATTTAAAGTCTATAAGAAagaaacaataacaataacaaaacaATGTAATACAATAAATAACACATCGCAAAAACTACAAGGGGACTAATACTACCGAACACACGGATTAAGTTATTTCACAACAATGTCCAACCAAATAAGGAATTAATTCATCTAACAATTAAATCGAAATTAATTATCTCATATCTCTCGTACCAAACGAGCACTGCATTAATTAAGgggaaaaaattgaagaaaaaagacACACATTTTCTCTTTTAGTCCTCCTCTTTTAGCCATTCTGTcatttacacaaaaaaaaatcccaATCGGCGATTCAACGGCGCCGATCAATTCAATGTCGACATGGACGAGGGACGACGACAAGCTCTTCGAACACGGCCTGGTTTTGTACCCTGAGAACAGCGCCGACCGGTGGCAATTGATCGCCGATCATGTCCCCGGAAAAACAGCCGACGATATCATGGCTCATTACGATGACCTTGTTCACGATGTATATGAAATTGATTCGGGTCGGATTGATCTACCGAGCTATACGGATGATCCGGTTGAATTGGAAGGCGATTGTCAGATTACATCGGGGTCAAACAAGAAGAGTAATGAAATTGAGAGGAAAAAGGGTACACCATGGACTGAAGATGAACACAGGTACCATTTtgctattaattattttttggtttaattatttatttatcagGTGAAAATTAGTATTTATGTTGAATTTGGTAATATGGGTTTTGTTTATCACCTATTCAGATGTGTGTTCTTATCATTTCTGAAAATGTGGCTAAATAtagaataacttttttttattaatcgtCGTGTCCGAGCCAGCTTCCTCACTTAGTGGGAGTTCACTAGttatcttcttcttgttgttgttgtttgtggtGTCTGAGTAACGTCGTATCTCGCTAGCAACAAGTATCATGTAACTTTGTTCATCGAGTATAGAAGGGGAATATGGAAGGGGAAAAGATCATGTAGTGTTAATGGTGGAGTTTGCTGGCTTGGAAATAAGTCTAACTTTGTGTCAATAACAGTATTTCCTTTTTGCTTTGATCAGTGAGTAAAAAGGACTCTTTTCTagagatgaaaagaaaaagtcaggaaaaaaaaggtattttttttataactgaGGTGTCGAGGCTTGTTTGTCTATGATCTTTTCCCCTTCTATACTCGATGAACAAAGTTACATGATACTTGTTGCTAGCGAGATACGATGTACATGCAAGCTGACTCATTAGTGTTAATGGTGGAGTTTGCTGGCTTGGAAATAAGTCTATTTTTGTGTCAATAACAGTATTTCCTTTTTGCTTTGATCAGTGAGTAAAAAGGACTCTTTTCTAgtcatgaaaagaaaaaagtcgGGAAAAAataggtatttttttttaaaactgtgGTGTCGAGGCTTGTTTGTCTATACCTCGGCTAATTCCATGGGTTACCTGGCACTCACGCCAACAACAAGTATCCGGTAACTCTTTTGGTCGAGGTTAGAGTAGATGGGAAGAAATGACCTAGTTTTAATGGTGAAGTTTTCTGGCTCGGAAATGTGtctatttttgtttcaattttagCAATTTCCTTTCTGCTTTGGTCAGTGAGGAAAAAGGACTCATTTTTACTCATTAAAAGAATAATATCAGGAAAAAGGTACTACCTTTTTTGCTAACCATGGTGTCTAGGCTAGCTTGCTTGTCACGTCACATCACTAGCAACAAGTATTGGGTAATTCTATCCACCGAAGCTAGCTAGAACAGATaggaagaaatcacctaatGTTAATGGTGGAGTTTGTTGGCTCGGAGATGAGtctatttttgtttcaatttcaGCATTTTCCTTTCTGCTTTGATCAGTGAGGAAAAAAGACTTTTTTTACtcattaaatgaaaaaaacagGAAAAAGGTACCTTTTTCTTTTCCAATGAAACTGCCTATGAGTAATCCTCTTCATCCAGAGTCGGGTTCAAGATTTGTAAGTTTATAAGTTAAATTGGATAATATGGGAATGCAATTAAACAATCTTACGGATTATATCTATCTTTTAAGGTTGACTTTGGGTTATCGGTTTTGTTTATcacctatttttatttatcagtTATCATTTCTGAGAATGTCAGTGAACATAGAGTAACAGTATTTTGGCTAATTCTTCTCTTActtatttctttgtttattatGGCTAAGAAATTGAGTCTCTTCTGATTTCTTACTGCTTTGGTCAGTGGGACAACAAGACTCTTTTTGTTAATGGTGGAGTTTTTGGCTTGGAAATGAGTCTCCTTTGATTTCAATTTAAGCATTTCTTTCTGCTTTCTTTAGTGGAAAAAGAACTCTTCTTTACCcatcaaaaagagaaaaagaaggaaaaatgcTATGTTGCTTGGACTGTTCAAAAAATGTAGATAAATGCTTGTTGTGTCCGTCAAAGGTAGTGCTGTTTTGAAGGATCTGACACGGGTGCGGCAACATTTTAGAGTGTCTAAGTGTAACAATCCTCTACTTTTTATCTTTAGCCAAAAAGCTTAGAGAACTATCTGCTTAAGAGTAGTCCTATTCgagaattatattttcttttgatttctgAACTTGTTAGCTGATGCAACTTGAATTTTCCTTCTCAGTTGTGTAATCCATCCTATATACGGTTGTCTTGTCCCTTCTTTATACCCACACTCGAAGCTATCATTCGCGCAGCAACATGGAAGTTTTTGGCCATGAGGGTGGTGGGGACTATTTTTTGTAGATTGAGACAGATGGCCTCTTGATCTTCGTGAGAATAAATTAACCATTTTGATAGACATGGTCAGTTTTCATGGTTCACTATTTAGATCTTTCAAAGGATCGTTTGATTGTGCTTCAGTGGTATGGTGAATTTGGTGATTGCAAATATGAACTTAAAAGAGTCTTTGACAGATTCTTGTCCCATTTCATATAATCAACTCTAACTTGCTTGGAATTGAAGTGTATTTGTTAATCTTTTCCCTGCCATTAGAGGGTCGGGGGCTCATATCACTAGAGTACTTATAAACTTCATTGCTTGGACTCTTAAAAAATGAAGACAGGTAAATGTCAGATCCTCCGAAAGTAggcatttttggaggatccgacatGGGTGTgacaacatttttgaagagtac
The window above is part of the Solanum pennellii chromosome 5, SPENNV200 genome. Proteins encoded here:
- the LOC107018996 gene encoding transcription repressor OFP13-like codes for the protein MAKKLKISSIFKKKELGLATWQWPSCTHSKTLSFRGDDNIFKTINSVFFDPFDGIETPQSYSTSSSLDTNSISIESHEEIIKGARSERLFFEQVATSSIFQEPQEENQENDLPFKESVILAMESKDPYLDFKKSMKEMVESQGIKDWDNLQELLACYLKLNGEVNHGFVLGAFVDLLMELVIPTTPTTNSDNSITSYSSVASSSFSCPSSPLSSLGHKETEEQENAKVS
- the LOC107020291 gene encoding 40S ribosomal protein S17 → MGRVRTKTVKKSSRQVIERYYSKMTLDFHTNKKILEEVAIIPSKRLRNKIAGFSTHLMKRIQKGPVRGISLKLQEEERERRMDFVPDESAIKTDLIEVDKETLDMLSALGMSDLPGVVKQAAEPQAVAALPSYGRGGGGFGRKY
- the LOC107020292 gene encoding transcription factor SRM1-like, giving the protein MSTWTRDDDKLFEHGLVLYPENSADRWQLIADHVPGKTADDIMAHYDDLVHDVYEIDSGRIDLPSYTDDPVELEGDCQITSGSNKKSNEIERKKGTPWTEDEHRLFLIGLDKYGKGDWRSISRNVVVSRTPTQVASHAQKYFIRQQAMKKERKRSSIHDITTAVDTNPVPPQSSFQNQSGSQNFNFAM